The following proteins are encoded in a genomic region of Nicotiana sylvestris chromosome 4, ASM39365v2, whole genome shotgun sequence:
- the LOC138889438 gene encoding uncharacterized protein, with the protein MHIDELEPVGETGWKLFFDGAANMKDIGIRAVLISETGHHYLVTAQLRFYCTNNMAEYEACILGLRLAVDIGVEEVLVLGDSDLLVHQIQGEWEIWDLKLIPYRQCLHDLCQLFRLVEFRNIPRIHNEVADALATLALILHHPDKAYVDPLHIQVHDQHAYCNVVEEELDGEPWFHDIKEYIWMGVYPVQATGKKEV; encoded by the exons atgcatattgatgagttggaaccagTTGGAGAgacaggttggaaacttttctttgatggagctgctaacatgaaagacATCGGGATAAGGgctgtacttatttctgaaacagggcatcactaccttgttacggctcaacttcgtttctactgtactaacaacatggctgagtacgaggcgtgcattttgggtttgaggttggctGTAGACATAGGTGTcgaggaagtcttggtcttgggagactcagaccttctggtacaccagattcaaggagaatgggaaatatgggatttaaaactcataccgtatcggcaatgtttgcatgatctttgtcagttGTTTCGATTAGTAGAGTTCAGgaatattccaaggatccataacgaagttgctgatgctttggctaccttggcgttaatattacatcatccagataaggcttatgttgatccattgcatattcaggtccatgatcaacatgcttactgtaatgtggtagaagaagagCTTGAcggtgagccttggtttcatgatatcaaggaatatatctggatgggggtgtatccggtacaagccacag gtaaaaaggaggtgtga